TAAATATTATGAACTTAAAGAAAAGTATTAAATATAACTTCCTCATACATACATATGTCTAGCGAACAGACGTAAAAATGGGAAACGCCTCCTAAATATATTGTACAAACTTGCAATGCTGGAATTCCCCACCTGTGGTGCAGGCAGGTGTGGAGTTTCAGGTGCAAGGGAGTCACAAAAAATCCGGCTTTTTTCCTTTATTGATTATTTTTCTAAACTTTTCTAAATTTTTTTATGGATCTCTCCTGAAAAATGCCGTTAATTCGGGATTCTTGAGTTCACCTGCCCGGGCGGGTTGTTCTCTATCTTATACTGCTGAATTTCTACGGGTATTTTTCCTAAGAACAATCGTTTGGTTTGTGAGCTAAAGAGGATGTCCCGGGGCTTCAGGGACAAACAAAAAACAGAAAAAATTGCCATATTCTCTGGAAATGGCATTTTCTCAATGCATAAAGGAATGAAAAATTGGATCCGAATTATCCGGTGAATTTCATATATTTTTCAGGTCTTTTTTAAGGCTCCCTGTGTTGATTAATACGCGTCAATTTATACACACTTATTTATATATTTTAATTTATATATGTTGATTTATATATTGATTTATATGTGTTGATTTAGATTACGATGGAAGGTTCATCCGTTTCATTTGATTCTGTGGTTATTAGCTTTGAGAGTTTCACTCCTTTGAGCGCCATTATAGCTTCAGCAAGTTCGGTAATTTCTTTACCTTCTCCTTCCAGGACCACTATCTCGAAACAGTCTTCACGATCAGGATAGATATGAATTGAAGACCTTATCAGGTGAGAATAATGGTGCTGTATATCTGTCAGGACATTTGAAAGGCCGCGCTGTGT
This window of the Methanosarcina mazei S-6 genome carries:
- the nikR gene encoding nickel-responsive transcriptional regulator NikR encodes the protein METELMRIGVSLPDTLLGKFDEIIEKRGYSSRSEAIRDSIRSYISYNEWMGNIKGHHVGTIVIIYDHTQRGLSNVLTDIQHHYSHLIRSSIHIYPDREDCFEIVVLEGEGKEITELAEAIMALKGVKLSKLITTESNETDEPSIVI